Part of the Woronichinia naegeliana WA131 genome, ATCAGACCTGAGCAAAATTATGTTGGTTTAATCAGGCACAGGCAGCAATAACATTGGGAATGGTTTGATTGAGATTACCTGCCCCTAGGAATAGGGCCAAATCTCCAGACTGTAATATTTTGGGAAGAAACTGAGTTAATTCTGTCAGTGAGGGTTGATAAATAACCTTGGGATGATGTTGACTCACCGCCTGGGCGAGGTCTTCCCCTTGAATGTTGTGAATATTGGTTTCTCCCGCGCTATAAATATCCGTCAAAATGACTAGATCAGCATCCTTAAAAGCACTGGCAAAGTCGGCTAAAAAGGTGTGGGTACGACTATAACGATGGGGCTGGAAAATAGCGATTACCCTTGTATATTTGCCATGATCTACTTTTTGACGAGCCGCATTCAGGGTGGCTAATAGTTCGCTGGGATGATGGGCATAGTCGTCAATAAAGGTAATGCCATTGCAGAAACCCTTACACTCAAAACGTCGTTTCGCACCACCAAAACCGGCGATCGCCTGAGCAATAATATTAAACTCTAAACCCACCAATCGTCCTACGGCAACAGCGGCCAGGGCATTACTAATATTATGATCTCCAGGAATATTTAGTTTCATCGTCCCTAAATATTGACCCCGTTCCCAAACTTCCACTTGACTGCCATTGGCATGATAGGAGATGCGCTTGGCCTGATAATCAGCAACCCGTTCAGGATCAAGACTATAGGTAATTTTAGGGGTTAAGTTATTGCGAACCACATCACAATCCACACAGCCAATTAAGGTTTCACAATGGGATTCAAACGTCTTAAAAATTTGCACCACTTCCTCTAGGCTGGCATAGTGGTCAGGGTGGTCTAATTCAATATTGGTGACAATGCCAATTTTAGGAAAATGCTTAGTTAAAGAACCATCGGACTCATCTACTTCTGCAATCAAGTAATCGCCTTGGCCCAGACGAGCGTTGCCATCCCAAGCATCCACTTCTCCCCCGACGATAATGGTAGGATCAAGGCCAGCCTGAAGCAGCACATAGCCAATCAAACTACTGGTGGTGGTTTTTCCATGAGTACCCGCCACACCAATGCCTCGATATTCTCCAATCAGAGCCGCAAGAACATCAGAACGGTGGAAAATCGGACAATCTTTATCTAATGCTGCTTGGTATTCGGGGTTACTGGCCGCGATCGCCGTAGAACAGACAACTTGAGGTAATAATCTGGCTCGATGCCGACCATTGCCATTGACCTCAAAGTTCATATCCGCCGAAGGCTTACTACCCGCCCCCACGGCCACAGGTATTTTTGCTCCCGTATTAACCTGCAAGGTTTGAAAAACATTTAGATTACTGGCCTCTTGCTGCGTAAAAATATGAG contains:
- the murC gene encoding UDP-N-acetylmuramate--L-alanine ligase; protein product: MSALAYVLAQRRFPVSGSDIRASHITERLQSVGAHIFTQQEASNLNVFQTLQVNTGAKIPVAVGAGSKPSADMNFEVNGNGRHRARLLPQVVCSTAIAASNPEYQAALDKDCPIFHRSDVLAALIGEYRGIGVAGTHGKTTTSSLIGYVLLQAGLDPTIIVGGEVDAWDGNARLGQGDYLIAEVDESDGSLTKHFPKIGIVTNIELDHPDHYASLEEVVQIFKTFESHCETLIGCVDCDVVRNNLTPKITYSLDPERVADYQAKRISYHANGSQVEVWERGQYLGTMKLNIPGDHNISNALAAVAVGRLVGLEFNIIAQAIAGFGGAKRRFECKGFCNGITFIDDYAHHPSELLATLNAARQKVDHGKYTRVIAIFQPHRYSRTHTFLADFASAFKDADLVILTDIYSAGETNIHNIQGEDLAQAVSQHHPKVIYQPSLTELTQFLPKILQSGDLALFLGAGNLNQTIPNVIAACA